In Chitinophaga oryzae, the sequence GCCGTTGTTCGTAGAGGCGTTACCGATTTTCCAGTAGTTGAACAGTTTGTGGGCAAAATCAGTGGGTTCATTTTCTCCGATAGACTTCAGCAGCACCATGGCTACCTGCGCTTTACCGCTTCTGTCGAGGGCCGACAGTTTTTCGTTCAGGCTGCCAACCGTACCGTCAGAGAGAAGATGGTCGGGATTACTGATGTAGCCGCCACCATTTTTTTTGGGGTCTGGTACGTCTTCCACCGAGTATTTTGTTTTTTGCCCGGCGCAGGACATTAACAGGGATACCAACAACAGGTACAAAACATTTCGCATAATAACGGGTAATTCTGGCAATGGTCAGTTAAAAAATGGCCGGACCGGAGCCCGGTATAGGCGCAAAATAAAACATTTAAACCGGACAATGGATGCCATTAACCGGAAGCCACTAAAACCGACCGGGCAATTAAAATATACCAGGATCAGGAATGAGCCGCCAACCGGACAAGGCGGCCCATCCATGCTTCATTGCCAAAAGATGCTCCCGATCCGCCGTTAATATACCGGCTTTAACCCTTTCGCTTTCCAGTAATCGATGATGGGCTGGTAGGGACCGAATTTGTGCTGCGCTACAGAAAACGTGTCTGCGAAAGGACCATGGTCATAATCGATGGCCTTTTCAGCGATATGCGGATAATCGAAGTTTTTAGGGTTGGGGCGGGAGTGGACCTTATCATTGTTAACAAATGCGGCTATGTCTATTGCTTCCTTATCGGAGAGGAAAGGTTTGCCGGGTGTTACTTTGTCGTAAGGCATATTGTTTTTCAGCCACTCTGCCTGTTTGATAACACGGTGCATACTGGAGCCGGGCTGATAGGCCGTGTTACCCCACAGCGGCGGGTATACGTAAGTGCTTTTGTCCGCATTCCATTGGCCTTCCCCATTAGGGCCATGACAGCGGGCACAATTAGCCTGATAGAGTACCTGGCCGTTTTCGGGGCTGGCGGCTATGTCGGGAAAAGTAAGATGCAGGTTTTTGGCGCCTTTAAAAGGTTTGTTTTTAGGCACAAAGGTGCTGATCCATTTAAAGTACGAAAGAAATGCCACCATTTCTTTGCTGTCTAATGGCAGGGGCCTGCCATTATGCGGCCGCATTACGCAGTTGTTGACCCTTTCCGCCAGGGTAAGCACTTTACCTTCCCTGCTGCGGTATTGCGGGTAGTTGTCGTGCGACGACATCAGGTTAAACGAAAACGCTTTGGTACCCGCATCCTGGTGACAGTTGGTGCAGTTCATTTTAT encodes:
- a CDS encoding c-type cytochrome; amino-acid sequence: MRSFIVICGICCWGIAMISSCGTAVTGETNATALVQPDSVSYINIDTTLIPNDQFGESVKYGRELMLNTARYIGPEGSAGKFLGNKMNCTNCHQDAGTKAFSFNLMSSHDNYPQYRSREGKVLTLAERVNNCVMRPHNGRPLPLDSKEMVAFLSYFKWISTFVPKNKPFKGAKNLHLTFPDIAASPENGQVLYQANCARCHGPNGEGQWNADKSTYVYPPLWGNTAYQPGSSMHRVIKQAEWLKNNMPYDKVTPGKPFLSDKEAIDIAAFVNNDKVHSRPNPKNFDYPHIAEKAIDYDHGPFADTFSVAQHKFGPYQPIIDYWKAKGLKPVY